From Parasteatoda tepidariorum isolate YZ-2023 chromosome 1, CAS_Ptep_4.0, whole genome shotgun sequence, one genomic window encodes:
- the LOC107449275 gene encoding innexin inx2: protein MDLFSGLKSFFKTDATTIDNNVFRLHYKATAVILVAFSILVTGRQYIGDPIDCISKDDIPSDLLDTFCWIHTTFSLPDSWFKKVGEEVPYPGVDKYTPGEKRVYHAYYQWVCFVLFLQAILFYVPRYFWKAMEGGRVKNLILGLNSPILPEETKTTNRKLLIEYMYSNLNNHSVYFMSYALAEVMNFVNVVGQIFLMDSFLGGEFSTYGSKVIQFTGWDWSVRYDPMIKVFPRLTKCTFHRYGSSGDVQRHDAMCILPINIINEKIYVFLWFWFIILAILSGIVLLYRALIVFYPRSRLMVTRSRARLANPDYLETIINKCKLGDWLLIDLLSKNLDPLNFRDVINDFARRLDGKGLDV from the coding sequence ATGGATTTGTTTTCTGGCTTGAAGAGCTTCTTTAAAACAGATGCTACAACAATAGACAACAATGTATTCCGTTTGCATTACAAAGCTACTGCTGTAATTCTTGTTGCTTTTAGTATTCTTGTAACAGGCAGGCAATATATTGGAGACCCAATTGATTGCATATCAAAAGATGACATACCGTCGGACTTACTAGATACTTTTTGTTGGATACATACGACTTTTAGTTTACCGGACTCGTGGTTCAAAAAAGTGGGTGAGGAAGTGCCATATCCTGGAGTAGATAAATACACTCCGGGTGAAAAACGTGTCTACCATGCCTATTATCAGTGGGTTTGTTTCGTTCTGTTTCTGCAAGCTATCTTGTTCTATGTGCCTAGATACTTCTGGAAAGCTATGGAAGGCGGTAGggttaaaaatcttattttgggCCTGAATTCTCCTATTTTACCAGAGGAGACCAAAACGACCAACCGAAAGCTTTTAATCGAGTACATGTATAGCAATCTCAACAATCACAGTGTTTATTTCATGAGCTATGCCTTGGCTGAAGTTATGAACTTTGTGAATGTGGTAGGGCAGATTTTTCTAATGGATTCCTTCCTTGGGGGTGAATTCTCGACTTACGGCTCTAAGGTAATCCAATTCACTGGCTGGGATTGGTCTGTTCGCTACGATCCCATGATTAAAGTATTCCCTCGTCTTACCAAGTGTACCTTTCACAGATATGGTTCTTCTGGTGATGTGCAACGTCACGATGCCATGTGTATCCTACCCATCAACATAATCAACGAAAAAATCTACGTCTTCCTGTGGTTCTGGTTCATCATTCTTGCTATTCTGTCCGGAATTGTCTTACTTTACAGAGCTTTGATCGTTTTTTACCCGAGATCCCGTTTGATGGTTACTCGTTCCCGAGCGCGTCTTGCCAATCCAGATTATCTTGAAACGATCATCAACAAGTGCAAACTGGGTGACTGGCTTCTCATCGACTTGCTGTCGAAAAATTTGGATCCACTAAATTTCAGAGATGTCATCAATGACTTTGCAAGAAGACTGGATGGAAAAGGTTTAGATGTTTAA